In a single window of the Niabella ginsenosidivorans genome:
- a CDS encoding XRE family transcriptional regulator, whose amino-acid sequence MSVANKNLKYLRKLRGWTQDEFANKLNIKRSLLGAYEEERAEPRLEVLETICDIFKLTLDEILRKDLSANTDNYLAKRRALKLSNTAARIPFVPVKAAAGYLNGYADHEFIDELNTFTLPMVTGGNYRAFEIIGDSMLPTPSGSIIVGEKVEALDHVKNNTACVVVSKNDGIVYKRIQKNGKARNKILLLSDNPTFQPYSISSEDVLEMWEAQFIISKTNTAQGWNVGQLVNIVADLQQEVAGMKKKMN is encoded by the coding sequence ATGTCAGTTGCCAACAAAAATCTGAAGTATCTAAGAAAGCTCAGGGGCTGGACACAGGATGAATTTGCCAATAAATTAAACATCAAACGTTCCCTGCTGGGCGCATACGAAGAAGAGCGTGCTGAGCCCCGCCTGGAGGTGCTGGAAACCATCTGCGATATTTTTAAGCTGACGCTTGATGAAATTCTGAGAAAAGATCTGAGCGCAAATACTGATAATTATCTTGCAAAACGCCGCGCTCTTAAGCTTTCCAACACAGCCGCCCGCATTCCGTTTGTTCCTGTAAAAGCTGCGGCCGGGTATCTGAACGGGTATGCAGATCATGAATTTATTGATGAGCTGAACACGTTTACATTGCCCATGGTAACCGGCGGTAATTACCGTGCCTTTGAAATTATTGGTGATTCCATGCTTCCTACACCCAGTGGCTCTATTATAGTAGGAGAAAAGGTGGAGGCTCTTGATCATGTAAAGAATAACACCGCCTGTGTTGTTGTTTCAAAGAATGACGGGATCGTTTATAAGCGCATTCAGAAAAACGGGAAAGCCAGGAACAAAATATTACTGCTAAGTGATAATCCAACTTTTCAGCCTTATTCCATCAGCTCGGAAGATGTGCTGGAAATGTGGGAAGCCCAATTCATTATCTCAAAAACCAATACTGCCCAGGGGTGGAATGTTGGTCAGTTAGTAAATATTGTGGCAGACCTGCAACAGGAAGTGGCCGGTATGAAAAAGAAAATGAACTGA
- the arfB gene encoding alternative ribosome rescue aminoacyl-tRNA hydrolase ArfB, producing the protein MDVSKELQFKTTRSGGKGGQHVNKVETAVIALFHIDDSAILTEAQKAILKEKSGRKIVSGGYLQVKSQTYRTQLENKADAIMKINQIITAALRKKKARIATGISKAAVEHRIHAKKRKGQLKESRKKINRSDD; encoded by the coding sequence ATGGATGTTTCTAAAGAGCTTCAGTTTAAAACCACCCGTAGCGGCGGTAAAGGAGGGCAGCACGTAAATAAGGTGGAAACCGCAGTAATTGCACTGTTTCATATAGATGATTCTGCCATCCTGACCGAAGCGCAAAAAGCAATACTAAAAGAAAAATCAGGCAGAAAGATAGTCTCGGGAGGGTATTTACAGGTAAAATCGCAAACCTACCGCACCCAACTGGAGAATAAGGCAGATGCCATTATGAAGATCAACCAAATAATAACAGCTGCGCTTCGCAAAAAGAAAGCTCGCATTGCTACGGGTATTTCAAAAGCTGCTGTGGAACACCGGATCCATGCAAAAAAGCGCAAAGGGCAATTAAAGGAAAGCCGTAAAAAAATAAACAGGAGCGATGATTAG
- the dtd gene encoding D-aminoacyl-tRNA deacylase: MKVVIQRVLEASIMIDGVLFSSISEGLMVLLGIEDADTDEDIHWLSQKIIQLRIFDDDKGVMNLSLKEVQGELLLISQFTLHASTKKGNRPSYLKASKPGFAIPVYEKMIRQLQTDLGKEIKTGVFGADMKVRLINNGPVTIIIDSKNKE; this comes from the coding sequence ATGAAAGTAGTCATTCAAAGAGTGCTGGAAGCCAGTATTATGATTGATGGCGTCCTTTTTTCATCCATCTCAGAAGGGCTGATGGTCTTACTGGGGATTGAAGATGCGGATACGGATGAAGATATTCACTGGCTCAGCCAGAAGATAATACAGCTCAGGATTTTTGACGATGACAAAGGCGTTATGAACCTCTCTTTAAAAGAGGTCCAGGGCGAATTACTGCTGATAAGCCAGTTTACGCTGCACGCCTCCACAAAAAAAGGGAACCGCCCCTCTTATTTAAAAGCAAGCAAGCCCGGTTTTGCAATTCCCGTTTATGAAAAAATGATCCGGCAATTACAAACGGACCTGGGAAAAGAAATCAAGACCGGCGTTTTTGGTGCAGACATGAAGGTACGATTAATCAACAACGGGCCGGTAACCATCATTATCGATTCAAAAAATAAAGAATAA
- a CDS encoding nucleotide pyrophosphohydrolase — protein MTISEAQAAVDHWIKTVGVRYFSELTNMAILTEETGELARHIARIYGDQSYRKPEDEKNAKTMMADEMADVLWVLLCLANQTGVDLTKALEKNFEKKNIRDFDRHANNEKLK, from the coding sequence ATGACAATAAGCGAGGCGCAGGCAGCAGTAGACCACTGGATAAAAACGGTTGGTGTAAGGTATTTTAGTGAACTGACGAATATGGCCATTTTAACGGAGGAAACGGGGGAACTTGCAAGGCATATTGCCCGTATTTACGGCGATCAGTCTTACCGGAAACCGGAAGATGAAAAAAATGCAAAAACAATGATGGCCGATGAAATGGCCGATGTGCTTTGGGTGCTGCTTTGCCTGGCGAACCAAACAGGTGTGGACCTGACAAAAGCACTGGAAAAGAATTTTGAGAAAAAAAATATCAGGGATTTTGACCGCCATGCAAATAATGAGAAACTAAAATAA
- a CDS encoding glycosyltransferase family 9 protein: MIRDISVILRKIQRAKADRRLAALFLDWKRSLEKLPVPRRKDGAKRLLLIRLDDIGDYLLFRNFLPAYKQSAAWSQYEITFLGNGVVKPLFDMLDQSFADNAIWVDKKHYFNNADYRNELWQQLRNGQFDVVINPSRTRPLLLDDICMLAAGAPDSRAAGNTFKNPYINSLSDQCYKQLFKNDPVLHEFDFNKAFVKWSTGIEWNICRPEIKRTGSGPLIETPYILLCIGAAHKSRRWPVSQWVRFVQFIQQNSLPKAVIAGSTADAALAADIEKMTGAINITGKTTLTEVIGWMENADAAVCNDSMAAHLAISCNTPVIIVSGGNNYPRFTTYEEAGIKNAKTVYAKPFLKKWKANKQQPFWHYTPVTRDLSTVSAEEVFAALHKLLKHQPVEGPSS; this comes from the coding sequence ATGATCCGGGATATTTCTGTTATACTTCGTAAAATTCAAAGAGCCAAAGCGGATAGACGCCTGGCAGCACTATTTTTGGATTGGAAGCGCTCATTGGAAAAACTGCCGGTACCGCGCAGGAAAGACGGGGCGAAAAGGCTGCTACTGATCCGTCTGGATGATATAGGCGATTATTTATTGTTTCGTAATTTTTTGCCGGCATATAAACAGTCTGCAGCCTGGAGCCAATATGAGATCACTTTTTTGGGAAATGGCGTTGTAAAACCACTGTTCGACATGCTGGATCAGTCATTTGCTGATAACGCAATATGGGTAGACAAGAAACATTATTTCAACAATGCGGATTACAGAAATGAGTTATGGCAGCAATTGCGCAACGGGCAGTTTGATGTGGTCATCAACCCTTCCAGGACAAGGCCGCTTTTACTGGATGATATTTGCATGCTGGCCGCCGGCGCACCTGATAGCCGTGCGGCAGGCAATACTTTTAAAAATCCGTATATAAACAGTCTCTCAGATCAGTGCTACAAACAGTTATTTAAAAATGACCCGGTTTTACATGAATTTGATTTTAACAAAGCATTTGTAAAGTGGAGCACAGGTATAGAATGGAACATTTGCCGTCCTGAAATAAAACGGACCGGTTCCGGCCCTTTGATAGAAACGCCATATATATTACTGTGCATCGGCGCTGCTCATAAAAGCAGGCGTTGGCCTGTAAGCCAATGGGTCCGGTTCGTACAGTTTATTCAACAGAACAGTTTACCAAAAGCAGTAATTGCCGGCAGTACTGCAGATGCAGCATTAGCTGCAGACATAGAAAAAATGACAGGGGCTATAAATATTACAGGAAAAACCACATTGACTGAGGTAATCGGTTGGATGGAAAATGCCGATGCTGCTGTTTGTAATGATTCTATGGCCGCTCATCTTGCTATTTCATGTAACACACCAGTTATTATTGTTTCGGGGGGAAATAACTATCCACGTTTTACCACTTATGAAGAAGCTGGTATAAAAAATGCAAAAACCGTTTATGCCAAACCGTTTCTTAAAAAATGGAAGGCAAATAAACAGCAGCCGTTCTGGCATTATACACCCGTAACCAGGGACCTGAGTACCGTAAGCGCCGAAGAGGTTTTTGCCGCTTTACACAAACTTTTGAAGCACCAGCCGGTAGAAGGCCCTTCTTCGTAA
- a CDS encoding TlpA family protein disulfide reductase yields the protein MKRFLILMLFVGVINNTALAQIDPAAAGDSIAVQKTAGDDYAPDLVFLPGYDQINSFKQLKEKLKGTPVFIDLWASWCGPCRKEFYYKDSLTTFLKEQGVQMLYISMDDNGQEDQWKRLLKYFKVGGLHMRANNALQYDLSRVIWKQNGGFSIPRYVLLDQNGVVLNSKMLRPGDRGLLYRQIKTLLGR from the coding sequence GTGAAACGTTTTTTGATCCTGATGCTTTTTGTTGGCGTAATCAATAATACAGCCCTGGCTCAGATTGATCCGGCGGCAGCGGGGGATTCTATTGCAGTTCAAAAGACAGCCGGAGATGATTATGCCCCGGACCTGGTATTTTTACCGGGTTATGATCAGATAAATTCCTTTAAGCAATTAAAAGAAAAATTAAAGGGCACCCCCGTATTTATTGATCTATGGGCAAGCTGGTGTGGTCCCTGCAGGAAAGAATTTTATTATAAAGACTCGCTGACCACGTTCTTAAAGGAACAGGGTGTGCAGATGTTGTATATTTCCATGGATGATAACGGGCAGGAGGATCAATGGAAGCGGTTACTGAAATACTTTAAAGTAGGTGGCCTGCATATGCGCGCAAACAATGCATTGCAATATGACCTTTCCAGGGTTATCTGGAAACAGAACGGCGGCTTTAGTATTCCAAGATATGTGCTGCTGGATCAGAACGGAGTTGTTTTAAACAGCAAAATGCTGCGCCCCGGCGACCGCGGGCTTTTGTACCGCCAGATAAAAACCCTGCTGGGCCGGTAA
- a CDS encoding FAD-binding oxidoreductase, giving the protein MAEKKITAQHIEAFKQIVGNANVLVDEDSLADYSHDQTETLHFIPDVVLKPRTAEEISELFKICNRDLIPVTPRGGGTGLSGGALPHLGGVVLSTERLNSIIEIDERNLQVTTEPGVITEVLQNAVKEKGLFYPPDPSSRGTCFIGGNIAENSGGPKAVKYGVVKDYVLNLEVVLPTGEIIWTGANVLKNVTGYNLTQLIVGSEGTLAVVTKIVLRLIPLPKYDLLMLAPFASLEKASEAVSAIFRAGFNPSALELVEIDALKIVSSMVDSYVVPVNDTIAAHLIVEVDGNNQEVLMQEMEQIAMLLEQYEAGELFFADDSQQKEELWKLRRRTAEAVKSVGYTIEEDTVVPRAELPKLIKGVKELGKKYNFHAVCYGHAGDGNLHVRIKKEGNKNSLDDPEMNAVLRELFKLVKSLGGTISGEHGIGLIQKTYMDIVFEQRQMQLMREIKRAFDPNNILNAGKIFDAVVETAALL; this is encoded by the coding sequence ATGGCCGAAAAAAAGATTACCGCCCAGCATATTGAAGCATTTAAACAAATTGTGGGCAATGCAAATGTACTTGTAGACGAAGATTCATTAGCAGATTATTCACACGATCAGACCGAAACCCTGCATTTTATTCCGGATGTTGTGCTGAAACCCCGAACTGCGGAAGAAATCTCAGAATTGTTTAAAATCTGTAACCGGGACCTGATCCCCGTTACTCCAAGAGGTGGCGGTACCGGCTTAAGTGGCGGGGCACTGCCGCATTTAGGCGGTGTGGTGCTTTCCACCGAACGGTTAAACAGTATTATTGAAATTGATGAGCGGAACCTGCAGGTGACAACAGAACCAGGGGTCATTACAGAGGTATTGCAGAATGCCGTAAAAGAAAAAGGGTTGTTTTATCCACCTGATCCCAGCAGCCGGGGCACCTGTTTTATCGGTGGCAATATAGCAGAGAACAGCGGCGGCCCCAAGGCGGTGAAGTATGGTGTTGTAAAAGATTATGTGCTGAACCTGGAGGTGGTATTGCCTACAGGAGAAATTATATGGACAGGGGCGAACGTTTTAAAGAATGTTACCGGCTACAATTTAACACAATTGATTGTTGGGAGTGAGGGAACGCTGGCAGTAGTTACAAAGATCGTATTGCGGTTGATCCCCCTGCCCAAATATGACCTGCTGATGCTGGCCCCTTTTGCGTCTCTGGAAAAAGCGAGCGAGGCAGTGAGTGCCATATTCAGGGCAGGATTTAATCCAAGCGCACTGGAACTGGTGGAAATTGATGCATTAAAGATTGTCAGCAGCATGGTAGACAGTTATGTAGTACCGGTAAATGATACCATTGCGGCGCATTTAATTGTAGAGGTTGATGGAAACAACCAGGAAGTGCTGATGCAGGAAATGGAGCAGATCGCAATGCTGCTGGAACAATATGAAGCAGGCGAATTATTTTTTGCGGACGATTCCCAGCAAAAAGAGGAATTGTGGAAACTACGCAGAAGAACGGCCGAAGCCGTTAAATCGGTGGGGTATACAATAGAAGAAGATACAGTGGTGCCCCGTGCAGAGCTGCCAAAGCTTATAAAGGGAGTAAAGGAGCTGGGAAAAAAATACAACTTCCATGCCGTCTGCTACGGACATGCAGGCGATGGTAACCTGCATGTACGCATAAAGAAAGAAGGCAATAAAAACAGTTTGGATGACCCTGAAATGAACGCGGTTCTTAGGGAATTGTTTAAATTAGTAAAAAGTTTGGGCGGCACCATCAGTGGTGAGCACGGCATTGGGCTGATCCAGAAGACCTATATGGATATTGTTTTTGAACAGCGCCAGATGCAGCTGATGCGTGAAATTAAAAGGGCCTTTGACCCCAATAACATCCTGAACGCCGGAAAGATATTTGATGCAGTGGTTGAAACAGCAGCATTGTTGTAA
- the recG gene encoding ATP-dependent DNA helicase RecG: MQKELNIFTFNDLLHHFPFRHIDKTKLTPIGNISPRDEYVQVAGILAPLETAGEKRGRRLVSLLQDKTGTLDLVWFQSINLIKKIIQPGQPYLVYGRVSFFMGKPQMVHPEMEPWDPEKIKGKDFLEPIYPSTEKLKSKYLGGRQISKLTSVLLQHLSEKDIPENLPPSMLEELKLMPRFQAYQNIHFPKNTTAYEGAVRRLKFEEIFFAQLRLNLVRLERHRFSKGVVFEKVGDLFNRFYNQHLPFELTNAQKKVLKEIRVDTGRGKQMNRLLQGDVGSGKTIVALLSMLLAADNGYQSVLMAPTEILARQHFQGIKELLEPLPAEVAILTGTTKGKERKRILEKLAAGEITILIGTHAVIEDPVQFHNLGLVIIDEQHRFGVAQRARLWEKATLPPHVLVMTATPIPRTLAMTAYGDLDYSVIDELPPGRKPVQTVHRYENDRSLVMDFLKAEIALGRQVYIIFPLIEESEKLDYENLMEGYDVVKTYFPEPQYWISMVHGKMPVHQKDENMRRFVVHDTQIMVATTVIEVGVNVPNASVMLIESAEKFGLSQLHQLRGRVGRGAEKSYCILLTGKKLGNEARERMKIMTSTGNGFVIAEKDLELRGPGDIEGTRQSGILSFKLADIVNDRVMVNTAKELCERILKEDPDLSQPGHEMMRNFLHSQKGKTAWSKIS; this comes from the coding sequence TTGCAGAAGGAGCTGAACATTTTTACGTTTAATGACCTGCTGCATCACTTCCCCTTTCGTCATATTGATAAAACGAAACTTACTCCTATTGGCAATATAAGCCCGCGTGATGAATATGTACAAGTGGCCGGTATTCTTGCGCCGCTTGAAACGGCCGGTGAAAAAAGAGGCCGCCGGCTGGTCTCTCTGTTACAGGATAAAACGGGAACCCTGGACCTGGTCTGGTTTCAGAGCATCAACCTTATAAAAAAGATCATCCAGCCCGGTCAGCCCTACCTGGTATATGGCCGGGTATCTTTCTTTATGGGCAAGCCGCAGATGGTGCATCCTGAAATGGAGCCCTGGGATCCGGAAAAAATAAAAGGAAAGGATTTCCTGGAGCCCATTTATCCGTCAACTGAAAAATTAAAATCAAAATATTTAGGCGGGCGGCAGATAAGCAAACTAACCTCGGTGCTGCTGCAGCATCTTTCTGAAAAAGATATTCCTGAAAACCTGCCGCCGTCAATGCTGGAAGAACTAAAATTAATGCCCCGTTTCCAGGCCTATCAGAACATCCATTTTCCAAAGAATACAACAGCATATGAAGGCGCTGTGCGGCGGTTAAAATTTGAGGAAATATTTTTTGCCCAGTTGCGGCTGAATTTGGTACGCCTGGAGCGGCATCGTTTCTCAAAAGGTGTCGTTTTTGAAAAAGTAGGGGATCTGTTCAATCGCTTTTATAACCAGCACCTGCCTTTTGAGCTGACCAATGCCCAAAAAAAAGTGCTGAAAGAAATACGGGTGGATACCGGCCGGGGAAAACAAATGAACCGCCTGCTGCAGGGAGATGTGGGCAGCGGTAAAACCATTGTAGCGCTGCTGAGCATGCTGCTGGCAGCAGACAATGGCTATCAGTCCGTATTAATGGCGCCTACGGAGATCCTTGCCCGGCAGCACTTCCAGGGCATAAAGGAATTGCTGGAACCGCTGCCTGCGGAAGTGGCTATTTTAACAGGAACAACAAAGGGAAAAGAGCGCAAACGTATTTTAGAGAAGCTGGCGGCGGGCGAAATAACGATTCTGATAGGTACGCATGCGGTTATAGAAGACCCTGTTCAGTTCCATAACCTGGGGCTGGTCATTATTGATGAGCAGCACCGCTTTGGAGTGGCGCAACGTGCAAGGCTTTGGGAAAAAGCAACCCTGCCACCGCATGTGCTGGTGATGACCGCAACGCCCATCCCTCGCACACTGGCAATGACCGCTTATGGCGACCTGGATTACAGTGTGATTGATGAACTGCCACCGGGAAGGAAACCGGTACAGACCGTGCACCGTTATGAAAATGACCGCAGCCTGGTAATGGATTTTTTAAAAGCAGAGATCGCACTGGGCAGACAGGTATATATTATTTTCCCCCTGATTGAAGAAAGCGAAAAGCTGGATTATGAAAATCTCATGGAAGGCTATGACGTGGTAAAGACCTATTTTCCTGAACCGCAATACTGGATCAGTATGGTACATGGTAAAATGCCGGTGCATCAGAAAGACGAAAACATGCGGCGTTTTGTGGTGCATGATACGCAGATCATGGTGGCCACCACAGTTATTGAGGTGGGGGTAAATGTGCCTAATGCATCGGTAATGCTGATCGAAAGCGCTGAGAAATTCGGGCTTTCACAATTGCACCAGCTGCGCGGGAGGGTAGGCCGGGGCGCGGAAAAAAGCTATTGCATCCTGCTTACCGGTAAGAAGCTGGGCAATGAGGCGCGGGAGCGTATGAAAATTATGACCAGCACCGGTAATGGTTTTGTTATTGCGGAAAAGGACCTGGAACTGCGGGGTCCCGGGGATATTGAAGGTACAAGGCAAAGCGGGATATTGAGCTTTAAACTGGCGGATATTGTAAACGACCGGGTAATGGTCAACACTGCAAAAGAGCTTTGTGAACGGATCTTAAAGGAAGATCCTGACCTGTCGCAGCCCGGGCATGAAATGATGAGGAACTTTTTGCATTCTCAAAAAGGGAAGACCGCCTGGAGCAAAATTTCTTAG
- a CDS encoding lipopolysaccharide biosynthesis protein — protein MARLLNFLLTPILTYLMVDQKGVKEYGDFSLLYAWIGVANIIYTYGLETGFFRFSSDAGISQKQLFNTTFGSHVITTLLLSGILLYYSQPISEFLEIGKLPQVIVITVFVMAFDTLATIPFAKLRQENRPRRYALIKIFGIVVNIGLVVLFVYFIPEYFSKSNNFLVRWVLHQNRVTLLVLANMVQSFFVFLFLYPEWKRFRFKINKDLWKTVVHYSTPMIIIGLAGMINEVMDRQMLKSFLPHSMDENMQIVGIYSANYKISIFITMFIQAFRMAGEPFFFRQKSATNARQVYARVMKWFVITLCVAYLFTGLYLHIWQNMIGKKYRSGLGIVPILLMANVFLGIYYNLSAWYKLTDKMYWGIIITAAGAVVTIIGNYFFIPKFEMYAGATVTMTCYGTMVILAYLLGQKYYPIPYAWKKLVAYLVITIVLFLINKKITSFTHNFWLKTAFASLFMCLFLYFVSRVEKKELQALPVVGRLFR, from the coding sequence ACCTACCTGATGGTGGATCAAAAAGGGGTTAAGGAATATGGTGATTTTAGCCTGTTGTATGCATGGATTGGTGTTGCAAACATCATTTATACATATGGCCTGGAAACCGGATTTTTCCGGTTTAGCAGTGATGCCGGCATATCCCAAAAGCAATTATTCAACACAACATTTGGTTCTCACGTAATTACAACCCTGTTATTAAGTGGCATTCTGCTTTATTATAGTCAACCCATCAGTGAATTTCTTGAAATTGGCAAATTGCCGCAGGTAATTGTAATTACGGTTTTTGTAATGGCTTTTGATACATTAGCCACTATACCATTTGCGAAGTTGCGCCAGGAGAATCGCCCGCGGCGATATGCCCTCATAAAGATTTTTGGTATTGTAGTAAATATTGGGTTGGTGGTTCTGTTTGTGTATTTTATTCCTGAGTATTTTTCAAAATCAAATAACTTTCTTGTCAGGTGGGTACTGCATCAAAACCGGGTAACGCTCCTGGTGCTGGCTAATATGGTACAGTCTTTCTTTGTTTTTCTTTTTTTATACCCGGAGTGGAAGCGCTTTCGTTTTAAAATCAATAAAGATCTTTGGAAAACCGTGGTGCATTATAGCACACCCATGATCATCATTGGCCTGGCGGGAATGATCAATGAAGTAATGGACCGGCAAATGCTAAAAAGTTTTTTGCCGCATTCCATGGATGAGAATATGCAGATTGTTGGAATTTATTCTGCCAATTATAAAATATCTATTTTCATTACTATGTTCATACAGGCGTTTCGGATGGCAGGGGAGCCTTTTTTCTTCAGGCAAAAGAGTGCCACAAACGCCAGGCAGGTGTATGCCCGCGTAATGAAATGGTTTGTGATTACGTTGTGTGTAGCGTACCTTTTTACAGGACTTTACCTGCACATCTGGCAGAACATGATCGGTAAGAAATATCGTTCAGGATTGGGAATTGTTCCCATTTTACTGATGGCGAATGTTTTTCTCGGCATTTATTATAATCTTTCAGCCTGGTATAAGCTCACTGATAAAATGTACTGGGGTATTATTATTACCGCTGCAGGAGCCGTGGTTACTATTATTGGCAACTATTTCTTCATTCCGAAATTTGAAATGTATGCCGGTGCAACGGTCACTATGACGTGTTATGGTACCATGGTAATTCTGGCGTATTTATTAGGGCAAAAATATTACCCCATTCCTTATGCCTGGAAAAAACTGGTCGCCTATCTGGTAATAACAATAGTACTTTTTTTGATCAATAAAAAGATTACATCGTTCACGCATAATTTCTGGTTAAAGACAGCCTTTGCTTCACTATTTATGTGCCTGTTCTTATACTTCGTAAGCAGGGTTGAGAAGAAAGAGCTCCAGGCGCTGCCTGTTGTCGGCAGATTATTCCGGTAA